CAGTAATAGATTTATACAAAAAGATAGTAGAGAGAAACCATGATACGTGTTAACTAATCATTGACAAAGGTTGTTAAGAAATGTGCTGATGACAGCTCATTGAGTTGGTTGAGATAAAATCACACATGTTAATCTTTTGATGATGCAGCAATTTCATGGTATTGAGAAATTCTGTTGTAGTATAATATTTGACACTCTCCTCATGAATCAACTACCTATAGCTCATTTTTGAAGTGAATGATGTAGAAATTGTCTTCTTTTCCTACAATAGTAATTCTCCCCTTCAGGTTCCATGGTTTCATTGATCAATCTTGTTTTTGGCTTGCTCATACTAAATACCAAGATCCGTCATCGGTTTGAGCTATGAAGAGagtcaattattatttttattaatattgaaaaattcaatttgaactcataaataatatttgtttttttacaaagtttcattcaaaaaatttgactaatttgttttaatttgaatttaaatatgaaatttattcaaGTTTAAAACGTTAGTATTTTAGAATTCATCAATTTGAAAAGTTAACCTTTGTAATTGATTTGTTTGGAAAAATTAGGTTTGAGGAATcttataaattagaaaataactataaaagaagAGATATATTAAAATGGATTCAATATGGATATCATTATAGTTGTAAAACTTTATtgatagttttaataaaataaaaatttcaaaatataattagaattaaataaaaataaattttaaaattttttatcttatagTGTGACCATgtgaattaaattcaataaaattgaggaatttaaaaaaacatatttaagtggatcttgaaaaggaaaattgaaCTCCTAAAATCCTATATTGAAATTactcattaaatttaaaattttccaatatatttactcaaattttcttcaaatctcTCACCTAAAACacctaattttctttaaataatgatgattattttgattattgtatataattaataatcaGATCAGATTTGAAAAAGAAACCATTTGGAAGctgatatgatttttttatttaagtcttctttttattaatatgtCCAAGTCTTCCAAAAATAGCAAGTTCCAATGAAAGACCCAATggcttgaaattttgacattgcCCATATTATGAATTACTCAACATAAAACATTGCGTGTGCAAAAATGGAAAGCTATCTTTTTGGtacatgaaaaggaaaaagatattAACCATAAATAATATATTGCATATTTCGATTTTTAACCAAAAAGAAATCTCTccctttaaataaaatttaatgcaaTGTATAtgcattataaaaaataaaataaatttataattttttttaccaaaatattgaGGCAGATATCAGCATTCGAATTTTTAATGGACCAATCGAGCATGAGAATTGGCAAAAATCATAagaggaaatagaaaaaatagggCAATTccaaattatatgaaaaatatccaaataaagcatatgaaaagaaaagaaaagaaaagaattaaacCTAATCCATTACCAATAGGCAAGGTAACCAAGTCATAAAGCATAAACCAAAACTTAGAAATCCTCTGGACTacttgaaaactaaaaaaaaataataataaaaaaaagaagcaaaattgaaaattaaagtttttgttcCCTTTGGAACTCAAAATAGAAAGGGGCTTTAAAGTTTTCAGGCTGCTCCCGTGGGGTGATTAGAGAGCTGAACCTCTGATTGCTTCTTCGCTCCCTCTTTACTATTCTTCTCCCCATAGAAGTAAAAGTAACAATATAAACCCAGCTGAATCACACCAAATATTGCTCCTAGCCCATTGCTTACCTACAAACATCCACAATACtcacattattaatttaattaattagttaattaattattagtatcatcattattattttagttttaacttaTTACCAGGAGGAAGAGATCAAATGGTATGAGGCCATAGATGGTCCAACAGATGCCATTAGATAAGCCTGCGACTGAGAGCCAGAATGGCATATACTCCACACTTTTTGTAGTGATAACTTTTTTCTGTTAATACAATGCCCAAAATCAAAGACGGTTAAATATGTTTTCCACCATGCATATATCTGATTATGgatatgaatatttaaaaagaagatTTTTACCCAGATGCCTAGAGGTGCAGCATACATAATGATGTTAAAAACATCAGCTATAATTCCAACGAAAAGAGATCTGTGTTTGTCGAAGCAGAGCATTGCAATGAGAACAACGGCTACTGTCAATGCTGCTTCAGCCAAGAGGATATGAGCAACACGAAGctgaaataacaataaaaaaaacacaatatttaaAACCCCAAAACCACATACCAAATATTGATGCGTAAGTTCAATCTAACAAATGTTCTCATCCTAAAATTCTACCAATAATGATGCCTACGTTCAATCTTTATACATACATACGGtgaatttgataaaatagaaaagaatgTAAAGGCCAATAAGCATGCAAATTAAGGTTCATGTATAATTACCCTTTTCTTCCGATCATTAGCATAAACCACGTATACGGTTAAGTAGAGCAACTCAATGACAAGGCCAACGCTGTTGATGGTCAAGACTAGAATGTTGTCTTTTTTAACAATGGGAAGACCATAAAACATCCAGAAAATACAGTTCAGAACTGTGCACAAATACGGGTATGGCTGAAACTCCTCAACTGCCTTGTTCTTATAAATTCGGAAAAAAGTTGGCCTATTAACATTTATTCCCAAAAACCAACAATTGTCAGTGAGAATTttgaaccaaaagaaaaagttatgaaaaagaaaaacttcattatatatattcacatattcaagaaaaaaactcaatttataggtatatttatataatcatttaTCATTCTATATATACAACACCTGGAAAAGGAATAAGAGATTTAAGTCTATAATACTTTTagaattatagtaataaatttactACGGACCAGAAAAGGAAATTtgttaagctttttttttaccAGCTATTCGTTAAGCTTTTAATTAggtaaatctaaaataaaaaaaataaaataataaattcatagCAAGATAATTAGACAGAAGATGAGTACACTGGCGAGAGGAAGAGGCCGAAGGAGATGACATTCCCTgcaaaacaatatataaatatataaataaaccaaacaacgtcaaacagaaaaaagaaaacctctCCAGTCTTCGATCTTCATAGAATCGTAGATTCATTAATAATGTAAAAA
The sequence above is a segment of the Gossypium raimondii isolate GPD5lz chromosome 4, ASM2569854v1, whole genome shotgun sequence genome. Coding sequences within it:
- the LOC105780273 gene encoding bidirectional sugar transporter SWEET6b codes for the protein MGLARNVVGIIGNVISFGLFLSPVPTFFRIYKNKAVEEFQPYPYLCTVLNCIFWMFYGLPIVKKDNILVLTINSVGLVIELLYLTVYVVYANDRKKRLRVAHILLAEAALTVAVVLIAMLCFDKHRSLFVGIIADVFNIIMYAAPLGIWKKVITTKSVEYMPFWLSVAGLSNGICWTIYGLIPFDLFLLVSNGLGAIFGVIQLGLYCYFYFYGEKNSKEGAKKQSEVQLSNHPTGAA